In Doryrhamphus excisus isolate RoL2022-K1 chromosome 7, RoL_Dexc_1.0, whole genome shotgun sequence, one genomic interval encodes:
- the LOC131132207 gene encoding myoblast determination protein 1 homolog, which produces MDLYDFSFPPTSADDLYDDPCFSSGDMNFFPDTESKLSNVEELKSMNHLSYHYHHEVPVAGEEDTHVRAPGGPHQTGNCLLWACKACKKKSTHADRRKAATMRERRRLSKVNDAFETLKRCTSANPDQRLPKVEILRNAIHYIESLQALLRSDGDDGFFPVLEHFGGDTDASSPHSNCSDGMADFFSPCTTRSETYDAFYCGQTADDLNKSTPSLLSSLDCLSSIVERITTEQGVASLGDSVVPRGPGSPQNSPWSCGLFEEPNSIYESL; this is translated from the exons ATGGATCTCTATGACTTTTCCTTCCCCCCCACCTCCGCTGACGACCTCTACGACGACCCCTGCTTCAGCAGCGGAGACATGAACTTTTTTCCCGACACGGAATCCAAACTCAGCAACGTCGAGGAGCTGAAGTCAATGAACCATCTCAGTTATCATTACCACCATGAAGTCCCAGTGGCCGGGGAGGAAGACACGCATGTGAGGGCCCCGGGGGGCCCCCACCAGACGGGGAACTGTCTACTCTGGGCCTGCAAAGCCTGCAAGAAGAAGTCGACGCACGCAGACCGGAGGAAAGCGGCGACAATGAGGGAACGACGGCGTCTGAGCAAGGTCAACGACGCCTTCGAGACCCTGAAACGCTGCACGTCCGCCAACCCCGACCAGAGGCTCCCCAAGGTGGAGATCCTAAGAAACGCCATCCACTACATCGAGTCCCTGCAGGCTCTGCTGAGGTCGGACGGGGATGACGGCTTCTTCCCGGTGCTCGAACACTTTGGCGGAGACACGGACGCCTCCAGCCCGCACTCCAACTGCTCGGATGGAATG GCGGATTTCTTCTCTCCATGCACCACCAGAAGTGAAACCTATGATGCTTTCTACTGCGGTCAGACAGCCGATG ATTTAAACAAATCCACGCCATCACTGCTTTCAAGTTTGGACTGTTTATCCAGCATAGTGGAGCGCATTACCACGGAGCAGGGGGTGGCCTCCCTGGGGGATAGCGTGGTTCCCCGTGGGCCGGGATCCCCGCAGAACAGCCCTTGGAGCTGTGGACTTTTTGAAGAACCCAACAGCATCTACGAGTCTCTCTGA